In Apium graveolens cultivar Ventura chromosome 10, ASM990537v1, whole genome shotgun sequence, the following are encoded in one genomic region:
- the LOC141692097 gene encoding uncharacterized protein LOC141692097 gives MDLNEREQNTKMFADLLLQAFTLIVIIFTFLFMYKIPQKYIAKYRATSSNSVNLQARRHFITGAQHLSKSRQSRDLADAKLAVEEAEKAVALDPRDAASHILKALGLEMLGFKKEAIEAIDVALSPLAVKSLAEDERGDALFKRSELRVGVSGEERVEEVVRDLVESVKLNARNVKAFVLLGECYERIERKEMAVEAYENAIRVDSDCMVAKEALNRLGES, from the coding sequence ATGGATTTGAACGAAAGAGAACAAAACACAAAAATGTTCGCCGATCTACTCCTCCAAGCTTTCACACTCATCGTCATAATCTTCACCTTCTTATTCATGTACAAAATTCCTCAAAAATACATCGCTAAGTACCGCGCCACGTCATCAAACTCCGTGAATCTCCAAGCTCGCCGTCACTTCATCACCGGCGCGCAGCACTTATCGAAGTCGCGGCAATCTCGCGACCTCGCCGATGCGAAACTCGCCGTGGAAGAGGCGGAGAAGGCGGTGGCGTTGGATCCGAGAGACGCGGCGTCGCATATACTGAAGGCGTTAGGTTTGGAGATGCTAGGGTTTAAAAAGGAGGCGATTGAGGCGATTGATGTCGCGTTGTCGCCGCTCGCGGTGAAATCGTTGGCGGAGGATGAGAGAGGCGATGCGTTGTTTAAGAGGAGCGAGTTGAGAGTTGGAGTGAGTGGAGAGGAGCGAGTTGAGGAGGTTGTGAGAGATTTAGTTGAGTCGGTTAAGTTGAATGCGAGGAATGTGAAGGCGTTTGTGTTGTTAGGAGAGTGTTATGAGAGGATTGAGAGGAAGGAGATGGCGGTGGAGGCGTATGAGAATGCGATTCGAGTTGATTCGGATTGTATGGTTGCAAAAGAGGCGTTGAATCGATTGGGAGAGTCGTAA
- the LOC141689542 gene encoding VIN3-like protein 2 isoform X2, translated as MWKSYKEKMHSDFKFDPQLSLGEKRQIVHEIALWAEDAHMVLSSLTRRELLEIICAEMGQERKYSGYSKNQMIEHLLKLISKNYEKRTDKYTLNSAENGCKRQRTQEQLCHAPVKSDYAPQENMEAEIKISLCANLACRAAMGQGDKFCKRCSCCICHRYDDNKDPSLWLTCESDALDSWESCGVTCHLECALKHEKTGIYKNEYRSKLDGGFYCLTCGKINGLMRTWKKQLLIAKEARRVDVLCFRVSLGCKILRETEKYKELLTIVESCVKALEKEVGALEEAAKKMDRHIVNRLSCGNEVQKLCTYAVEVFDSMSPDQWFYHIDQKGPPTCRIHFQESDPNSVVVVLDYKKDMFENFLGCRLWHRKSTAIEYPKEATSIVLMPGKTFKLSNLDPSTEYMFKVSFFSDAEVLGPWEAKWVTPTSIGSPSNNKPKERKPTMNCGESKTALLSNLEKLPSSNSINESKNHRSPAHDNSSTSPKLNPPLTPFTSEKACYAGWNKEPKESDYEHSVRVIRKLEQDGYLDKDFRVKFLTWFSLKATAQERRVISVFVDTLIEDPSSLAGQLIDAFTEKIYGQQQKVASHCCSKMWK; from the exons ATGTGGAAATCTTACAAAGAAAAGATGCATTCTG ATTTTAAATTTGATCCCCAGTTGAGCTTGGGGGAGAAAAGGCAAATAGTTCATGAAATTGCTCTATGGGCAGAAGATGCCCATATGGTTTTAAGTTCATTGACTCGCAGAGAGCTTCTTGAAATCATATGTGCTGAGATGGGTCAAGAGAGAAAGTATAGCGGGTATAGCAAAAATCAAATGATAGAGCACCTTCTGAAGTTAATTTCTAAGAATTATGAGAAGAGGACTGATAAATATACCCTCAACTCAGCTGAAAATGGATGCAAAAGGCAGAGGACACAAGAGCAGCTATGTCATGCACCAGTTAAGTCTGATTATGCTCCACAAGAAAACATGGAAGCAGAAATTAAAATCTCACTGTGTGCGAATTTAGCATGCAGAGCTGCAATGGGCCAGGGAGACAAATTTTGCAAGAGATGCTCTTGCTGCATATGTCATCGGTATGATGATAATAAGGACCCTAGTCTATGGTTGACCTGTGAGTCTGATGCTTTAGACAGCTGGGAATCTTGTGGAGTGACATGTCATTTGGAATGTGCTTTGAAACATGAAAAAACAGGCATATATAAAAATGAATATCGTTCCAAGTTGGATGGAGGGTTCTACTGTCTTACCTGTGGAAAAATTAACGGGCTAATGAG AACCTGGAAGAAACAACTGTTGATTGCGAAAGAGGCGCGCAGAGTTGATGTACTTTGTTTTCGAGTCTCCCTTGGCTGCAAGATCCTTAGAGAAACTGAGAAATACAAGGAACTGCTTACCATTGTTGAGTCATGTGTGAAGGCACTTGAGAAGGAAGTGGGTGCTCTTGAGGAAGCTGCCAAAAAGATGGATCGCCATATTGTCAACAGGCTCTCTTGCGGTAATGAAGTTCAGAAGTTATGCACTTATGCAGTGGAAGTCTTTGATTCCATGTCACCAGACCAATGGTTTTATCATATTGATCAAAAAGGGCCACCAA CCTGTAGAATTCATTTCCAAGAATCCGATCCAAACTCTGTAGTTGTCGTCCTAGACTACAAGAAAGATATGTTTGAAAATTTCTTGGGTTGCAGATTATGGCATCGAAAATCTACTGCCATAGAATATCCTAAAGAAGCAACCTCAATTGTCCTGATGCCAGGGAAGACATTCAAGCTGAGTAATCTCGATCCATCAACAGAATACATGTTCAAAGTATCCTTCTTTAGCGATGCAGAAGTTTTGGGTCCATGGGAAGCTAAATGGGTCACACCTACATCAATTGGAAGCCCCTCCAATAACAAACCAAAAGAAAGGAAACCTACAATGAACTGTGGTGAATCTAAAACAGCTTTGCTTTCCAATCTTGAAAAGCTTCCCTCGTCGAATAGTATTAATGAAAGCAAGAATCATAGGTCTCCTGCTCATGATAATTCTTCGACAAGCCCCAAACTGAATCCTCCTTTAACTCCGTTCACATCTGAGAAAGCATGTTACGCAGGATGGAACAAAGAACCAAAGGAGAGCGACTACGAACATTCAGTAAGGGTTATCAGAAAGTTAGAGCAAGATGGGTATCTGGACAAAGACTTCAGAGTAAAGTTTCTAACTTGGTTCAGCTTGAAAGCCACTGCACAAGAGAGAAGAGTAATCAGTGTTTTCGTAGACACCCTAATCGAGGACCCTTCGAGTTTGGCTGGGCAGCTTATTGATGCTTTTACGGAGAAAATTTACGGACAGCAGCAGAAAGTAGCATCACATTGTTGTTCTAAAATGTGGAAGTGA
- the LOC141689542 gene encoding VIN3-like protein 2 isoform X1 — MWKSYKEKMHSGMESAFSDFKFDPQLSLGEKRQIVHEIALWAEDAHMVLSSLTRRELLEIICAEMGQERKYSGYSKNQMIEHLLKLISKNYEKRTDKYTLNSAENGCKRQRTQEQLCHAPVKSDYAPQENMEAEIKISLCANLACRAAMGQGDKFCKRCSCCICHRYDDNKDPSLWLTCESDALDSWESCGVTCHLECALKHEKTGIYKNEYRSKLDGGFYCLTCGKINGLMRTWKKQLLIAKEARRVDVLCFRVSLGCKILRETEKYKELLTIVESCVKALEKEVGALEEAAKKMDRHIVNRLSCGNEVQKLCTYAVEVFDSMSPDQWFYHIDQKGPPTCRIHFQESDPNSVVVVLDYKKDMFENFLGCRLWHRKSTAIEYPKEATSIVLMPGKTFKLSNLDPSTEYMFKVSFFSDAEVLGPWEAKWVTPTSIGSPSNNKPKERKPTMNCGESKTALLSNLEKLPSSNSINESKNHRSPAHDNSSTSPKLNPPLTPFTSEKACYAGWNKEPKESDYEHSVRVIRKLEQDGYLDKDFRVKFLTWFSLKATAQERRVISVFVDTLIEDPSSLAGQLIDAFTEKIYGQQQKVASHCCSKMWK, encoded by the exons ATGTGGAAATCTTACAAAGAAAAGATGCATTCTGGTATGGAATCTGCATTCTCAG ATTTTAAATTTGATCCCCAGTTGAGCTTGGGGGAGAAAAGGCAAATAGTTCATGAAATTGCTCTATGGGCAGAAGATGCCCATATGGTTTTAAGTTCATTGACTCGCAGAGAGCTTCTTGAAATCATATGTGCTGAGATGGGTCAAGAGAGAAAGTATAGCGGGTATAGCAAAAATCAAATGATAGAGCACCTTCTGAAGTTAATTTCTAAGAATTATGAGAAGAGGACTGATAAATATACCCTCAACTCAGCTGAAAATGGATGCAAAAGGCAGAGGACACAAGAGCAGCTATGTCATGCACCAGTTAAGTCTGATTATGCTCCACAAGAAAACATGGAAGCAGAAATTAAAATCTCACTGTGTGCGAATTTAGCATGCAGAGCTGCAATGGGCCAGGGAGACAAATTTTGCAAGAGATGCTCTTGCTGCATATGTCATCGGTATGATGATAATAAGGACCCTAGTCTATGGTTGACCTGTGAGTCTGATGCTTTAGACAGCTGGGAATCTTGTGGAGTGACATGTCATTTGGAATGTGCTTTGAAACATGAAAAAACAGGCATATATAAAAATGAATATCGTTCCAAGTTGGATGGAGGGTTCTACTGTCTTACCTGTGGAAAAATTAACGGGCTAATGAG AACCTGGAAGAAACAACTGTTGATTGCGAAAGAGGCGCGCAGAGTTGATGTACTTTGTTTTCGAGTCTCCCTTGGCTGCAAGATCCTTAGAGAAACTGAGAAATACAAGGAACTGCTTACCATTGTTGAGTCATGTGTGAAGGCACTTGAGAAGGAAGTGGGTGCTCTTGAGGAAGCTGCCAAAAAGATGGATCGCCATATTGTCAACAGGCTCTCTTGCGGTAATGAAGTTCAGAAGTTATGCACTTATGCAGTGGAAGTCTTTGATTCCATGTCACCAGACCAATGGTTTTATCATATTGATCAAAAAGGGCCACCAA CCTGTAGAATTCATTTCCAAGAATCCGATCCAAACTCTGTAGTTGTCGTCCTAGACTACAAGAAAGATATGTTTGAAAATTTCTTGGGTTGCAGATTATGGCATCGAAAATCTACTGCCATAGAATATCCTAAAGAAGCAACCTCAATTGTCCTGATGCCAGGGAAGACATTCAAGCTGAGTAATCTCGATCCATCAACAGAATACATGTTCAAAGTATCCTTCTTTAGCGATGCAGAAGTTTTGGGTCCATGGGAAGCTAAATGGGTCACACCTACATCAATTGGAAGCCCCTCCAATAACAAACCAAAAGAAAGGAAACCTACAATGAACTGTGGTGAATCTAAAACAGCTTTGCTTTCCAATCTTGAAAAGCTTCCCTCGTCGAATAGTATTAATGAAAGCAAGAATCATAGGTCTCCTGCTCATGATAATTCTTCGACAAGCCCCAAACTGAATCCTCCTTTAACTCCGTTCACATCTGAGAAAGCATGTTACGCAGGATGGAACAAAGAACCAAAGGAGAGCGACTACGAACATTCAGTAAGGGTTATCAGAAAGTTAGAGCAAGATGGGTATCTGGACAAAGACTTCAGAGTAAAGTTTCTAACTTGGTTCAGCTTGAAAGCCACTGCACAAGAGAGAAGAGTAATCAGTGTTTTCGTAGACACCCTAATCGAGGACCCTTCGAGTTTGGCTGGGCAGCTTATTGATGCTTTTACGGAGAAAATTTACGGACAGCAGCAGAAAGTAGCATCACATTGTTGTTCTAAAATGTGGAAGTGA
- the LOC141689251 gene encoding uncharacterized protein LOC141689251, with the protein MAVAFTRLSWWLRRGKHQEPRVSYISSLNSGPDAELKDSDMFTSSMGHGKNAASKSKRVKKNSKSLEQRKAVREYDAVIVPSDGDCSSESESNDSDKSDWSIGWLEPHGPNFDSDNESDDSFAVLVPCYGRGEMKSSSKNKLKPAVKVHDLYAAENRTMEQWLSSLRNS; encoded by the exons ATGGCAGTAGCATTTACCCGTTTGTCTTGGTGGTTGCGGAGGGGGAAGCATCAAGAACCCAGAGTCTCCTATATATCTTCTTTGAACTCTGGACCTGATGCAGAATTAAAAGATTCAGATATGTTTACATCATCTATGGGCCATGGAAAGAATGCGGCGTCCAAATCTAAAAGGGTCAAGAAAAACTCGAAAAGTCTTGAGCAAAGGAAAGCTGTTAGAGAGTATGATGCTGTGATTGTGCCATCTGATGGAGATTGTTCTTCGGAGTCTGAGTCTAATGATTCAGATAAATCTGATTGGTCGATAGGATGGTTAGAGCCTCATGGCCCTAATTTTGACAGTGATAATGAGTCAGACGATAGCTTTGCTGTATTGGTTCCTTGTTATGGACGCGGGGAAATGAAAAGCAGTTCAAAGAACAAGTTGAAACCAGCAGTGAAAGTCCATGATCTATATGCAGCTG AGAACAGGACTATGGAACAGTGGCTTTCTTCTCTACGAAACAGCTGA